CTGGAACCCGCACCCCGATCACCCCTCACGCGCAGCGACGGCCGCCGCAGTCGCGGCCCAACCCCCACGGTAGACTTGTTCCCGCTCGACCCGCATTGCATGGTGCAGCATGCCGATCCCGTGGCTGCGGCACCGTCTTTTTCGTTGGGGTGCGGACTACCTCACGAAGCCGCTCGGCGAGCACCGAGGGCCAACGTGGCACGACCCCGATATCCTTCGGCAGACACTTCGCCCCGGAGACATCGTCCTTGTCGAAGGGGACCAGCGAGTGAGCGAGATCATCAAGTTTCTCACGCAGAGCTCGTGGTCTCACGCTGCCATCTACGTCGGCGACGCTCTCCAGAACCGATCCCCGGAGCAACGAGCCAGCCTCGAAGGAGGGGTCGAGGCCGACACGGCGCACATGGTCATCGAGGCGCTCCTCGAGGAGGGCGTGACTGCGAACCCCATCGCGAAGTACACGGACTTCAACCTACGCATCTGCCGTCCTCTCGGCCTCCAAGCGGAAGACCTCGCGAAGATTGTCTCCGAGATCAGTGGGCAGATGGGATCACGCTACAACGTCCGTCACGTCTTCGATCTCGCGCGCTACTTCTTCCCCGTGAGCCTCATCCCGCGGCGCTTCCGCCGCACGGCCCTCGAGTTGGGAAGCGACCTCACCCACGAAGTGATCTGCTCGACTCTCATCGCCCAGGCCTTCCAGAACGTGGGCTTCCCAATCCGCCCGACGATCACGCCCGACGGGGCGGCCCCGCCCTCGCCGTGGTACACGCGGCTCGTCCGACGACGGACTCCGTACCCCGCTCGGTTTCGCCACAAGCGCACGAGCCTCGTCACCCCGCGGGACTTCGACCTCTCGCCCTACTTCGAGATCATCAAGCCCAACCTCGTCGCAGCGGAGGCGTTCGACTACCGTCGCATCCGATGGGACGACATCGGCAAAGAGTCGGAACCGGGCTGAAGGCCCACCGTCACTCGTACTGAACGGCGTCTAGGAACAAGCCCGAGGCCGGAGCAGTCCCCGGGGCCACCTTCCGGTCGCACGCTGCGAGCAGCGCACGCAGATCTTCGGGCTTCGTGCGACCCTCGCCCACTTTCACGATCGCGCGCACGAGGTTCCGCACCATCTTGTAGAGGAAGCCGTCGGCCTCGAAGACGATCGAGATCCGCTCGAGATCGTGGCTGAGCGTCACCCGCTTCAGGTTGCGGCGCGTCGACTTCTGTTTGTAGTTCGTCTTCGTCGCGAAGGTCGCGAAATCACGTTCTCCGACGAGTTCTGCGCAAGCGGCGCGCATCGGATCGACCGCGAGCGGGCCCGGAATGTGCCACACCCGTCCCTTCATCTGGCCCGGACACTTCGGCGCGTTCCAGATCTCGTATCGGTAGATCTTACCGATCGAGGCCGTCCGGGCGTGAAAACCCTCATCCGCTTGCTCGATGTCCAGAATGCGGACCGCGGGAACGAGAGCCAGGTCGAGCGCGCGCTTCGTCTCAGCGAGGTCCGGCTCGCCGGGCAGATCGGCGTTGAAGACCTGGCCCTGCGCGTGGGCGCCACCGTCCGTCCGACCGGAGCCGAAGATGGCGACCGGAGATCCGAAAACCCCGGAGAGCGCCTCCTCAATGGCCCCCTGGATCGTCGCCTTGTTCTGGTGGCGCTGCCAGCCGGAGAACTCCCTGCCGTCGTATCGGACTGTGAACTTGTGGTTGGACATGAAGGCGGAACCCTAGCTGATGCGACGGGCCTTTTGTGCCATAGCCCATGGGCCGGAGCACGCGCAGCCCGATGCAGAGACGTAGCCTAGACCGCATCCTGAACTCCCAGGGGTTCGGCACCCGACGGGAATGCCGAGCGCTCGTACGCCGCGGGCTCGTGACGGCCGACGGCCGACCCGCGAGGGACGATGCAGCGGAGTACGAGATGGAAGATCTCGAGATCGCCGTAGAGGGCGTGATGACCTGGCGCTGTCGCGAGCGGCTCAACCTCGCCCTGCACAAGCCGCAGGGCTACGAGTGCTCTCGCAGCCCGTCGCACCATCCAAGTATCCTCAGCCTCCTTCCCGCACCGTTCGTCACTCGCGGGGTTCAGCCCATCGGCCGACTCGATTAGAACACTTCCGGGCTGCTCCTGCTGTCCGACGACGGTGGCTTCAACCACACCATCTCCTCTCCGAAGCGACACATCCCTAAGACCTACGTCGCGACGACGCGCGCACCGGCAACCGCCGACCTCGCAGCCGCGCTACGCGACGGCGTGCTTCTCCGTGGCGAGACCGAGCCGAACGCGGCGCTCGACTGCGCGGTCGTCGGAACCCACCGGCTCGAGCTTCGGATTGATCAAGGCAAGTACCATCAGGTGAAGAGGATGCTGGCGGCCGCGGGAGCGGAGTGTGTGGCGCTCGAACGAACTGCGATCGGGAACCTCACACTCGCCGCGCTTGGGCTCGAGTCCGCGCAGTGGTGCGTACTCGGCGCCGCCGAAATCCGGCTTCTGGCCCCGGAGGTCTGATTCAACCCTCGAGCGCCGGGCGAGTCTCTTCCGGCGCCGTGCCGGCTACCGGCGGGTACCAAATCGGCACCGTCGCCAATGCTCGGCGCCTCGCCCAGTCCCTCTTGACGGTCCACCCCCAAGCGCAGGCTCTCGTCGACGGGCAAGAAGCGACCGGCGACCAGATCCTCGTGGCCGGCCGACGCACTCCATCTGGGCTTCCTCGCGAACTTCGATTGGTGACCGAACCGACACGGGCTCGATTGGTTTGCTCGCCAGATGCTCCCGAAATTCGCGTTGATGGTGCAGCCGCCGCCCAGGCAACAGTGAGAGGAACGTTACACCCGGGCCGGAGAGCTTTCGATGCGCAGCAAACAGACGAGCAACGGCACGCCAGAGCAGCCCCCGCAGGTCCCACCGCGACGAAGGAATCAATCGCGCCACCCCGCAGCCACCACGGGCTCGCTCGGAGTACACAGAGCCCTGTAATGAAGAACACATCTCAGATGTTCAAGACGACCGTCATCGGCAGCCAGCTCTTCCTCATTCCTCTCGCCGTGGTCATCGTCGTCGTCGGCAAGGTCGTCGTGGTGATGAGGACGGCCAAGGGCAATGCCGAAGTCTACCGCCCCGGGACGATCACAAGCCCGCGTTCGTGGTCGAGGACGGGAGCTACGCCTCGGCCCGCTGGCCGGGGGACAGCTATCTCTTTGCGCAGAGGTATGTGGAACTGCTGGAGCGAGCGCTCAGAGCCGCGCCAGCGAACACACCGGGCGTCTAGCGCGGCGCGCTAGCCCTCCCCCGACTCCACGTCGAAGTCCGCGTACGGATTGCTGGGATTGCGGTCGGCCGCGATGTCCGCGGCGCGCGCGCCGGCGCGCGCCGCCGTGCCGGGGTGGGTAAACACCCAGAACCGGTCCTCGCGAATTGCTTCAACGACCTTGTCGGCGACATCGGACGGCTGGATGCCCATGCTGACCAGGGTCTCGCGCAGGAAGCCCATCACGGCCACGTCCTTGGGGTTCTCCGGAGCGCCGTCGTCGCGGTTGCGCTCGGAGTGGAAGATCCCGGTCCGCACGAGATTCGGGCAGACGACCGAGACGCCGACGGGCGTGCTTTCGAGCTCGCGGTACAGCGACTCGGTAAGACCAACCACCGCGTGCTTGCTCGCACAATACATCCCAAGCGAGTCGTTCGTCATGAGCCCCGCTTCGGAAGCCGTGTTGACGATGTGCCCCTCGCCCGCCTCGACCATCAAGGGCCCGAATGTGCTAACTCCATGCGCGACGCCGAGCACGTTCACGTCCATCACCCAACGCCAGTCTTCGGGTTTTGTATCGAGCATCTTGCCGCCGGGAGCGACGCCGGCGTTGTTGCAGAGAACGTGGACGGCGCCAAATCGCGCGAGGGTTCGATCGGCGAGTGCCGCGACCTCCTCCGGCTTGCGAACATCGGTGGCAACCGCAAGAACCCGCTCGCCCGACTCGTCCAGCAGACCAGCCTGCTCCTCGAGAGCACCGGCCTCAACGTCGGCCATCACGACGTTCATGCCTTCGGCGAGAAACCGCTTTGACAGCGCGAGCCCGATACCGCTCGCGGCACCGGTGACCACGGCGACCTTCTTCGTCAGTTCGCGCATGAGGCCCACCGCCTAGACTGAGAAACGCGTCTCGAGATACTGGTCGATCGCGCTCGACTCGTAGAGCCAGCGCACGGCACCCTCCTCCTCGATCCGCAGGCACGGGACCTTGGGCGAGCCGCCCTCACGGAGAAGCTCCTCCCGCCAGGTCTCGTTGCGCTTTACGTCACGGGTCTCGATCGGCAGGATCAGACGCTTCATCTGGCGGCGAACCTTCACGCAGAACGGGCAGGCGAGGAATTGGTACAGCTTGAGGCTCTCGACTTCCGAATCGACGGTCGCCTGCTGGGCGGCCTCGCGGGTTACCGGCGTGGGCTGAAAGACCTTGTCCCACAGGAGGATGATAGGGCCGAGGAAGGCCCGGATCGCGCGCATGAGGTACTTCATCCATTCATCTCTACCATCCCGCGCCGAAGAGAATCACCTTCGATTCTGCCGACCGGCCTTTTCAGCCCAGAAATCGTCCGGTCGACCCGGGGCCGGCTTGCCACGGAGGGGTCGGGCCGGCCGATGTGCCGGGAGGGAGTGCTCCGAGGAGCACTCTCTAGCCTGCCAACGGTCAGAAATCGCAGACCTCGATCTCACAACTCAGAGGATTGCAGTCCTCCCCGAGCGGGTCGCACGCTCACTCCTGCGGGCACGTCCTCGGAGCCTCGCAGGTGTACGGCGAAAACTAGGATGTAGACACATGACTTCCTCCCATGGGGGCTCGGCGGGCGACAGGACGACCGCGGGTTGTAGATCCGCGGTGAACTGCACAAGCGCGATGCCAGGGAGGTGAGGAGAGAAAATTCCTACGCTATTCGACGAATCGCGCGCCGCGCCGCTAAGTCGGATTGGCGTCGAGCTGTGGCCGTCGGAAAGTTTACTTGTCGCACCTTTATGCGATGTGGGGCCGTGCGAATGTATCCGCGGACGGCGCCTACCGCATCACCAGAGAGGCCAGGACCAACCGGTCGGATCTTTCTCTTCGGCCTCGCCGATCTGCTCGTCCTGATCGACCGTGTCGAGCAGATCGCCCCAGTTCGTGCGCTGTTTCATCTCGGCACTCATCTCGGTCGGCACGAACGGCTGCCCGTCTCGCAGCTCCCAACCACCACCCAGTGCCTTGTAGACCGCGATGAGCTCCACACCGATCGATCCACGCGTCACGACCAGCAGCTCCTGTGACCGGAGGAGCGCACGCTGAGCATCGAGAACGCGGATGTAGTCCGACTCGCCCTCCTTGTATCGCAATTCCGAGAGTCGAACGGCGCGCTGGGCCGCCACCGTCCCCTCGGTGAGGTACCCCACCTGGGCGGTCGCACCGAGGTACCCGGCGATCGAGTTCTCGACCTCCTGCTGGGCCAGAAGAACCGTGTTCTCGTACGCGACGATCTGCTCTTGGAAGAGAGCGTCCTGCACGCGAACGTTGTTCCGAATCTGGCCGTAGTTGAGGATGTTCCACCGCAACGACGGACCACCAAACGCCTCAAGGCTATTCCCCTCCCAGATTTGCCCGAAGCTGTTCGCAGCGAGACCGATCTGCCCGACCAGTGAGAGACTCGGGTACAGATCGCCCAACGCAACACCAATGCGCGCGCTCTGCGCCGCAACGGCCCGCTCCGCCCGCCGGATGTCCGGCCGCCGGCGCAGCAGGTCTGCGGGGATTCCGACGACCAACTTCTGTGACGTCGCCGGAATCGGCTTCGGAGCGCCGAGGAGGTCCCCAAGGGCCTGCGGCGGCATTCCGAGAAGGACAGCCAGTGAGTTCTGCGCCTGCTCCAGATTTGCCTGGAGCCCCGGAATCGAGGCCTGCGTCTCACGCAGTAGGGTCTTCGCCTGGACGACATCGAGCTCGCTGACGAACCCGTTGTCGAAACGCCCCTGCGCGATCTGAAGACTGCGCGCCTGGATCGACTCATTCGTTCGCGCGACGACGAGGAGCTCCTGCAGAGTCCGAACGCCGATGTAGGTCACCGCGACTTCGGAGACCAGAGAAACGAGAACATCATCGTATGTGGCAAGTGCCGCGACCAGCTCGGCATCCGCCGACTCGACGTTGCGACGGAAGCGGCCCCAGAGATCGACTTCCCATGCAGCGTCGAAGCCGAGCCCCCAGGTGCTGAAGCCGCTGCCGATCACCTGCGAGAGATCTTGCAACTGGTTCTCGCTGAGCTTGGTCCGCTGATAACCGAAGCCAGCGCTCTGCGATTGGGGGAAGAGACCGCCGATCGCGACACCGCG
The nucleotide sequence above comes from Candidatus Binatia bacterium. Encoded proteins:
- a CDS encoding YiiX/YebB-like N1pC/P60 family cysteine hydrolase; the encoded protein is MPIPWLRHRLFRWGADYLTKPLGEHRGPTWHDPDILRQTLRPGDIVLVEGDQRVSEIIKFLTQSSWSHAAIYVGDALQNRSPEQRASLEGGVEADTAHMVIEALLEEGVTANPIAKYTDFNLRICRPLGLQAEDLAKIVSEISGQMGSRYNVRHVFDLARYFFPVSLIPRRFRRTALELGSDLTHEVICSTLIAQAFQNVGFPIRPTITPDGAAPPSPWYTRLVRRRTPYPARFRHKRTSLVTPRDFDLSPYFEIIKPNLVAAEAFDYRRIRWDDIGKESEPG
- a CDS encoding SDR family NAD(P)-dependent oxidoreductase, giving the protein MRELTKKVAVVTGAASGIGLALSKRFLAEGMNVVMADVEAGALEEQAGLLDESGERVLAVATDVRKPEEVAALADRTLARFGAVHVLCNNAGVAPGGKMLDTKPEDWRWVMDVNVLGVAHGVSTFGPLMVEAGEGHIVNTASEAGLMTNDSLGMYCASKHAVVGLTESLYRELESTPVGVSVVCPNLVRTGIFHSERNRDDGAPENPKDVAVMGFLRETLVSMGIQPSDVADKVVEAIREDRFWVFTHPGTAARAGARAADIAADRNPSNPYADFDVESGEG
- a CDS encoding glutathione S-transferase N-terminal domain-containing protein, with product MRAIRAFLGPIILLWDKVFQPTPVTREAAQQATVDSEVESLKLYQFLACPFCVKVRRQMKRLILPIETRDVKRNETWREELLREGGSPKVPCLRIEEEGAVRWLYESSAIDQYLETRFSV
- a CDS encoding efflux transporter outer membrane subunit, with the protein product MIQSIKQGAFALGALLLAGCPMIGPDFVKPDAPVAPDWKVRPDAHVEVKTGEQGQAEAEALDYAAWWKSFGDPTLDQLVEKAYRENRSLRIAGLRIVQAQARRGVAIGGLFPQSQSAGFGYQRTKLSENQLQDLSQVIGSGFSTWGLGFDAAWEVDLWGRFRRNVESADAELVAALATYDDVLVSLVSEVAVTYIGVRTLQELLVVARTNESIQARSLQIAQGRFDNGFVSELDVVQAKTLLRETQASIPGLQANLEQAQNSLAVLLGMPPQALGDLLGAPKPIPATSQKLVVGIPADLLRRRPDIRRAERAVAAQSARIGVALGDLYPSLSLVGQIGLAANSFGQIWEGNSLEAFGGPSLRWNILNYGQIRNNVRVQDALFQEQIVAYENTVLLAQQEVENSIAGYLGATAQVGYLTEGTVAAQRAVRLSELRYKEGESDYIRVLDAQRALLRSQELLVVTRGSIGVELIAVYKALGGGWELRDGQPFVPTEMSAEMKQRTNWGDLLDTVDQDEQIGEAEEKDPTGWSWPLW
- the truA gene encoding tRNA pseudouridine(38-40) synthase TruA; this encodes MSNHKFTVRYDGREFSGWQRHQNKATIQGAIEEALSGVFGSPVAIFGSGRTDGGAHAQGQVFNADLPGEPDLAETKRALDLALVPAVRILDIEQADEGFHARTASIGKIYRYEIWNAPKCPGQMKGRVWHIPGPLAVDPMRAACAELVGERDFATFATKTNYKQKSTRRNLKRVTLSHDLERISIVFEADGFLYKMVRNLVRAIVKVGEGRTKPEDLRALLAACDRKVAPGTAPASGLFLDAVQYE